The Drosophila biarmipes strain raj3 chromosome 2L, RU_DBia_V1.1, whole genome shotgun sequence genome has a window encoding:
- the LOC108033965 gene encoding pre-mRNA-splicing factor CWC22 homolog isoform X1 gives MVESDAESDSSSNSSSSGSSSGSDSDARSESSSSASSGREEEEAEPEQSAKDAKKTDNGDKKEESDKEGVAKEDEDRPDHKKDPAKDAPSEPKPVSHSAGVEKQQEEAAAATAESEKINEAENVETPVQREEEAAATGVTKKLESPKTQAEPAEKDQDRGNGEEQPVTTNGGGGGSSKEPTEETAAGAAEPPSADNHIEEGEITDKDDDDVPPAREGEKPAAAQSSPSKETRRQRSHSHDDKRRRPRSSSRSPSPRSRRRHRSRSGNSRSRSRSISPIRRRSNSLERRRLERQKRHEERDKRDEKRAKEREKRHQKRDGSTSRRRDDSRERKRSTSRRRDDSRERKRSTSRRRDDSRERKRSSDRKRDRSTSSPGSRSSKTARNPERTNADNETVTEPAAKITERQRKTVDVLTSRTGGAYIPPAKLRLMQSQITDKASAAYQRIAWEALKKSIHGYINKVNVTNIAIITRELLRENIVRGRGLLSRSIIQAQAASPTFTHVYAALVSIINSKFPNIGELLLKRLVIQFRRAFRRNDKLVCMSATRFIGHLVNQRVAHEILALEILTLLVETPTDDSVEVAISFLKECGMKLTEVSSKGIGAIFEMLRNILHEGKLDKRVQYMIEVLFQVRKDGFKDHQAVVSELELVEEDDQFTHLMMLDEATETEDILNVFKFDDNYAENEEKYKGLSREILGSDDGSSSGSGSGSDSDSDSDAESGSDAEKKTDGGDIIDNTETNLIALRRTIYLTINSSLDYEECAHKLMKMQLKPGQEIELCHMFLDCCAEQRTYEKFYGLLAQRFCNINKIYIPPFEEIFKDTYQTTHRLDTNRLRNVSKFFAHLLFTDAISWDVLECIQLNEDDTTSSSRIFIKILFQELAEYMGLGKLNAKLKDEVLVESLAGLFPKDNPRNTRFSINFFTSIGLGGLTDDLRRFLKTAPKAVPAINAEILATTGGNPFRDGSAPAGNSKVTPTSSSSSSSSSDSSSDDSSEDDSSSESTSESSSSDSSSEPKKKRKRKDKDKKSKKVSKEKAKKGKNKKADKKKKADKEREKEKQKSEKDREKDKQRERQKEREKEKEKDKRREKEKEKEKKAAKKKSKRKRKREESSSSSSSEESEKSSSESSSSNSSSGESDAEPQAKIKRQEQIQKNNNFRGQPQDSDEFNLEGPESRERSRYQSNGNGPRRRDNSFDRQRNQDSPYSRDRNNKERNRENSYDKERRVQRSVSPDRQRKRDRSLSYEKPRRRENSSPRERRVEKNSRGEKESRRGDRSSRDERSDRGERSDRGERSDRGGREKERDRNRDRDLKRQRERDQERAQSRDRDRSRGERSSHRSKGRG, from the exons ATGGTGGAAAGCGATGCCGAGAGCGATTCGAGCAGCAATTCCAGCAGCAGCGGCTCCTCCAGCGGCAGCGACAGCGACGCCAGGAGCGaatcctcctcctcggcgaGCAGCGGGCGTGAGGAAGAGGAAGCAGAGCCGGAGCAGTCCGCCAAAGATGCGAAAAAAACTGATAATGGGGATAAAAAGGAGGAGAGCGACAAGGAGGGAGTAGCTAAGGAGGATGAGGATCGGCCTGACCACAAAAAAGATCCAGCTAAAGATGCCCCCTCGGAGCCCAAGCCAGTTTCCCATTCTGCTGGCGTGGAAAAGcagcaagaagaagcagctGCTGCGACGGCGGAGAGTGAGAAAATAAATGAAGCGGAAAATGTTGAAACACCTGTCCAACGGGAAGAGGAAGCAGCCGCCACAGGTGTGACGAAAAAGCTGGAAAGCCCGAAGACCCAGGCGGAGCCCGCTGAAAAAGACCAAGATCGGGGGAACGGGGAGGAGCAGCCGGTGACCACCaatggaggcggcggcggaagTAGCAAGGAACCGACAGAGGAAACAGCTGCCGGCGCAGCGGAACCTCCCTCAGCGGACAACCACATCGAAGAGGGCGAAATAACCGAT AAAGACGATGATGACGTGCCACCTGCTAGGGAGGGTGAAAAACCGGCCGCTGCCCAGAGCAGTCCATCCAAAGAGACGCGCCGTCAACGAAGCCACAGCCACGATGACAAGCGACGTCGGCCACGATCCTCCAGTAGGAGCCCCTCGCCCCGCAGCCGTCGCCGTCATCGCTCGAGGAGCGGGAACAGTAGAAGCCGAAGTCGCAGTATCAGTCCCATCCGCCGAAGGTCCAATTCCTTGGAGAGGCGACGCCTTGAGCGCCAGAAGCGACATGAGGAGCGGGATAAACGGGACGAGAAAAGAGCTAAGGAGCGAGAGAAGCGCCACCAAAAGCGTGATGGGTCCACCAGCAGGCGTAGAGATGATTCCAGGGAAAGAAAAAGGTCCACCAGCAGGCGTAGAGATGATTCCAGGGAAAGAAAAAGGTCCACCAGCAGGCGTAGAGATGATTCCAGGGAAAGAAAGAGGTCTTCGGATCGCAAGCGAGACCGTTCCACATCCAGTCCAGGATCGAGATCATCCAAAACTGCGCGCAATCCAGAACGCACTAATGCTGATAATGAAACCGTAACCGAACCTGCGGCCAAGATAACGGAGCGTCAACGAAAGACGGTGGACGTTTTGACTTCTAGGACAGGAGGAGCCTATATTCCGCCGGCCAAGCTGCGTTTGATGCAGTCACAGATCACGGACAAAGCATCTGCTGCCTATCAGAGAATCGCTTGGGAGGCCCTCAAGAAATCCATCCATGGTTACATCAACAAAGTGAATGTAACAAACATAGCGATTATCACCAGGGAGCTGTTAAGAGAGAATATTGTCAGGGGACGGGGCTTGCTCAGCAGGAGTATTATCCAAGCCCAGGCTGCTTCGCCCACGTTTACCCATGTCTACGCCGCTCTGGTGAGCATCATAAACTCAAAGTTTCCGAATATTGGAGAGCTCCTCCTCAAACGTCTCGTCATCCAATTTCGTAGGGCGTTCCGCCGTAATGATAAGTTGGTTTGCATGTCGGCCACTAGGTTCATTGGTCACCTGGTCAACCAGCGTGTGGCCCATGAAATTCTGGCCCTAGAGATCCTCACCCTGCTGGTGGAAACTCCAACTGATGATTCCGTGGAGGTGGCCATCAGTTTCCTCAAGGAGTGCGGCATGAAACTAACCGAGGTTTCGTCCAAGGGCATTGGGGCCATCTTCGAGATGCTGAGAAACATTCTGCATGAGGGAAAATTGGACAAGCGAGTGCAGTACATGATCGAGGTGCTGTTCCAGGTGCGAAAGGACGGATTTAAGGACCATCAAGCTGTGGTTTCGGAACTAGAGCTGGTGGAGGAGGACGATCAGTTCACGCATCTGATGATGTTGGACGAAGCCACCGAAACGGAGGACATACTGA atgtttttaaatttgacgACAACTACGCGGAGAACGAAGAGAAGTACAAAGGACTGAGTCGAGAGATCCTGGGCAGCGATGATGGCAGTAGTTCCGGGTCAGGCTCCGGATCGGACTCTGATAGCGATTCGGATGCAGAATCTGGATCGGATGCGGAAAAGAAAACCGACGGTGGCGACATCATCGACAACACTGAGACCAATCTGATTGCCCTGCGACGCACAATTTACTTAACAATTAATTCCAGTTTGGATTACGAGGAGTGTGCGCACAAGCTGATGAAAATGCAATTGAAACCCGGGCAAGAAATCGAACTCTGCCACATGTTCCTCGATTGCTGCGCGGAGCAGAGAACATATGAAAAGTTCTATGGTCTGCTGGCCCAGCGGTTCTGCAACATAAACAAGATCTACATACCCCCCTTTGAGGAGATATTCAAGGACACCTACCAAACCACCCATAGATTGGATACGAATCGCTTGAGAAACGTCAGCAAGTTCTTCGCCCATCTCCTGTTTACCGACGCCATCAGTTGGGATGTGCTGGAGTGCATCCAACTGAACGAGGATGACACCACTTCATCGAGCAGGATCTTCATCAAAATCCTATTTCAGGAGCTTGCTGAGTACATGGGGTTGGGCAAACTGAATGCAAAGCTCAAGGACGAAGTTTTGGTGGAAAGCTTAGCTGGCTTGTTCCCCAAGGACAATCCGAGGAATACCCGCTTCTCCATCAATTTCTTTACCTCCATTGGCTTGGGTGGTCTCACCGATGATTTAAGAAGATTCTTGAAGACTGCCCCCAAGGCTGTTCCCGCAATAAATGCTGAAATTCTGGCCACTACCGGAGGGAATCCATTCAGAGATGGGTCTGCTCCCGCTGGAAATTCCAAGGTAACCCCAACTTCGTCCTCCTCGTCATCTTCATCGTCGGACTCCAGCAGCGATGACTCCAGTGAAGACGATTCAAGTTCCGAATCTACTAGTGAATCTTCAAGCTCCGATTCCAGCTCAGAACCCAAGAAGAAACGCAAACGCAAGGACAAGGACAAAAAGTCGAAGAAAGTCAGTAAGGAGAAGGCCAAAAAGGGCAAGAATAAAAAGGCCGATAAGAAAAAGAAGGCTGATAAGGAAAGAgagaaggaaaaacaaaaatctgaGAAGGATCGGGAGAAAGATAAACAAAGGGAAAGACAAAAGGAGCGAGAGaaggaaaaggagaaggaTAAAAGACGCGAGAAGGAAAAAGAGAAGGAGAAGAAGGCAgccaaaaagaaatcaaaacgCAAGCGAAAACGCGAGGAGAGCTCAAgttccagcagcagcgaagaaAGCGAAAAGTCCTCGTCTGAATCGTCTTCGTCGAATTCTTCCAGCGGAGAAAGCGACGCTGAGCCCCAGGCAAAGATCAAGCGCCAGGAGCAGatccaaaaaaataacaatttccGGGGGCAACCGCAAGACAGCGATGAATTCAACCTGGAAGGTCCGGAATCTAGGGAACGCAGTCGCTATCAGTCGAATGGGAATGGCCCGAGACGCAGGGACAACTCCTTTGACAGACAAAGAAACCAGGATTCTCCCTATAGCAGGGATCGAAACAACAAAGAAAGAAACCGGGAGAATTCATATGACAAAGAAAGAAGGGTCCAAAGATCTGTATCTCCCGATAGGCAACGGAAACGTGATCGATCCCTTTCTTATGAGAAACCTCGCCGACGAGAGAATTCTTCCCCTCGCGAAAGACGCGTCGAGAAGAACAGTCGTGGTGAGAAAGAGAGCCGACGTGGTGACCGTTCGTCCAGAGATGAGAGGTCGGATCGAGGAGAGCGGTCAGATCGTGGTGAAAGATCAGACCGCGGTGGTCGGGAAAAGGAACGCGATCGTAACAGGGATCGTGATCTGAAAAGACAACGGGAACGTGACCAGGAACGCGCCCAATCTCGTGACCGTGACCGCTCGCGAGGAGAGCGTAGTTCCCACCGATCCAAGGGGCGTGGCTGA
- the LOC108033965 gene encoding pre-mRNA-splicing factor CWC22 homolog isoform X2, which translates to MVESDAESDSSSNSSSSGSSSGSDSDARSESSSSASSGREEEEAEPEQSAKDAKKTDNGDKKEESDKEGVAKEDEDRPDHKKDPAKDAPSEPKPVSHSAGVEKQQEEAAAATAESEKINEAENVETPVQREEEAAATGVTKKLESPKTQAEPAEKDQDRGNGEEQPVTTNGGGGGSSKEPTEETAAGAAEPPSADNHIEEGEITDKDDDDVPPAREGEKPAAAQSSPSKETRRQRSHSHDDKRRRPRSSSRSPSPRSRRRHRSRSGNSRSRSRSISPIRRRSNSLERRRLERQKRHEERDKRDEKRAKEREKRHQKRDGSTSRRRDDSRERKRSTSRRRDDSRERKRSSDRKRDRSTSSPGSRSSKTARNPERTNADNETVTEPAAKITERQRKTVDVLTSRTGGAYIPPAKLRLMQSQITDKASAAYQRIAWEALKKSIHGYINKVNVTNIAIITRELLRENIVRGRGLLSRSIIQAQAASPTFTHVYAALVSIINSKFPNIGELLLKRLVIQFRRAFRRNDKLVCMSATRFIGHLVNQRVAHEILALEILTLLVETPTDDSVEVAISFLKECGMKLTEVSSKGIGAIFEMLRNILHEGKLDKRVQYMIEVLFQVRKDGFKDHQAVVSELELVEEDDQFTHLMMLDEATETEDILNVFKFDDNYAENEEKYKGLSREILGSDDGSSSGSGSGSDSDSDSDAESGSDAEKKTDGGDIIDNTETNLIALRRTIYLTINSSLDYEECAHKLMKMQLKPGQEIELCHMFLDCCAEQRTYEKFYGLLAQRFCNINKIYIPPFEEIFKDTYQTTHRLDTNRLRNVSKFFAHLLFTDAISWDVLECIQLNEDDTTSSSRIFIKILFQELAEYMGLGKLNAKLKDEVLVESLAGLFPKDNPRNTRFSINFFTSIGLGGLTDDLRRFLKTAPKAVPAINAEILATTGGNPFRDGSAPAGNSKVTPTSSSSSSSSSDSSSDDSSEDDSSSESTSESSSSDSSSEPKKKRKRKDKDKKSKKVSKEKAKKGKNKKADKKKKADKEREKEKQKSEKDREKDKQRERQKEREKEKEKDKRREKEKEKEKKAAKKKSKRKRKREESSSSSSSEESEKSSSESSSSNSSSGESDAEPQAKIKRQEQIQKNNNFRGQPQDSDEFNLEGPESRERSRYQSNGNGPRRRDNSFDRQRNQDSPYSRDRNNKERNRENSYDKERRVQRSVSPDRQRKRDRSLSYEKPRRRENSSPRERRVEKNSRGEKESRRGDRSSRDERSDRGERSDRGERSDRGGREKERDRNRDRDLKRQRERDQERAQSRDRDRSRGERSSHRSKGRG; encoded by the exons ATGGTGGAAAGCGATGCCGAGAGCGATTCGAGCAGCAATTCCAGCAGCAGCGGCTCCTCCAGCGGCAGCGACAGCGACGCCAGGAGCGaatcctcctcctcggcgaGCAGCGGGCGTGAGGAAGAGGAAGCAGAGCCGGAGCAGTCCGCCAAAGATGCGAAAAAAACTGATAATGGGGATAAAAAGGAGGAGAGCGACAAGGAGGGAGTAGCTAAGGAGGATGAGGATCGGCCTGACCACAAAAAAGATCCAGCTAAAGATGCCCCCTCGGAGCCCAAGCCAGTTTCCCATTCTGCTGGCGTGGAAAAGcagcaagaagaagcagctGCTGCGACGGCGGAGAGTGAGAAAATAAATGAAGCGGAAAATGTTGAAACACCTGTCCAACGGGAAGAGGAAGCAGCCGCCACAGGTGTGACGAAAAAGCTGGAAAGCCCGAAGACCCAGGCGGAGCCCGCTGAAAAAGACCAAGATCGGGGGAACGGGGAGGAGCAGCCGGTGACCACCaatggaggcggcggcggaagTAGCAAGGAACCGACAGAGGAAACAGCTGCCGGCGCAGCGGAACCTCCCTCAGCGGACAACCACATCGAAGAGGGCGAAATAACCGAT AAAGACGATGATGACGTGCCACCTGCTAGGGAGGGTGAAAAACCGGCCGCTGCCCAGAGCAGTCCATCCAAAGAGACGCGCCGTCAACGAAGCCACAGCCACGATGACAAGCGACGTCGGCCACGATCCTCCAGTAGGAGCCCCTCGCCCCGCAGCCGTCGCCGTCATCGCTCGAGGAGCGGGAACAGTAGAAGCCGAAGTCGCAGTATCAGTCCCATCCGCCGAAGGTCCAATTCCTTGGAGAGGCGACGCCTTGAGCGCCAGAAGCGACATGAGGAGCGGGATAAACGGGACGAGAAAAGAGCTAAGGAGCGAGAGAAGCGCCACCAAAAGCGTGATGGGTCCACCAGCAGGCGTAGAGATGATTCCAGGGAAAGAAAAAG GTCCACCAGCAGGCGTAGAGATGATTCCAGGGAAAGAAAGAGGTCTTCGGATCGCAAGCGAGACCGTTCCACATCCAGTCCAGGATCGAGATCATCCAAAACTGCGCGCAATCCAGAACGCACTAATGCTGATAATGAAACCGTAACCGAACCTGCGGCCAAGATAACGGAGCGTCAACGAAAGACGGTGGACGTTTTGACTTCTAGGACAGGAGGAGCCTATATTCCGCCGGCCAAGCTGCGTTTGATGCAGTCACAGATCACGGACAAAGCATCTGCTGCCTATCAGAGAATCGCTTGGGAGGCCCTCAAGAAATCCATCCATGGTTACATCAACAAAGTGAATGTAACAAACATAGCGATTATCACCAGGGAGCTGTTAAGAGAGAATATTGTCAGGGGACGGGGCTTGCTCAGCAGGAGTATTATCCAAGCCCAGGCTGCTTCGCCCACGTTTACCCATGTCTACGCCGCTCTGGTGAGCATCATAAACTCAAAGTTTCCGAATATTGGAGAGCTCCTCCTCAAACGTCTCGTCATCCAATTTCGTAGGGCGTTCCGCCGTAATGATAAGTTGGTTTGCATGTCGGCCACTAGGTTCATTGGTCACCTGGTCAACCAGCGTGTGGCCCATGAAATTCTGGCCCTAGAGATCCTCACCCTGCTGGTGGAAACTCCAACTGATGATTCCGTGGAGGTGGCCATCAGTTTCCTCAAGGAGTGCGGCATGAAACTAACCGAGGTTTCGTCCAAGGGCATTGGGGCCATCTTCGAGATGCTGAGAAACATTCTGCATGAGGGAAAATTGGACAAGCGAGTGCAGTACATGATCGAGGTGCTGTTCCAGGTGCGAAAGGACGGATTTAAGGACCATCAAGCTGTGGTTTCGGAACTAGAGCTGGTGGAGGAGGACGATCAGTTCACGCATCTGATGATGTTGGACGAAGCCACCGAAACGGAGGACATACTGA atgtttttaaatttgacgACAACTACGCGGAGAACGAAGAGAAGTACAAAGGACTGAGTCGAGAGATCCTGGGCAGCGATGATGGCAGTAGTTCCGGGTCAGGCTCCGGATCGGACTCTGATAGCGATTCGGATGCAGAATCTGGATCGGATGCGGAAAAGAAAACCGACGGTGGCGACATCATCGACAACACTGAGACCAATCTGATTGCCCTGCGACGCACAATTTACTTAACAATTAATTCCAGTTTGGATTACGAGGAGTGTGCGCACAAGCTGATGAAAATGCAATTGAAACCCGGGCAAGAAATCGAACTCTGCCACATGTTCCTCGATTGCTGCGCGGAGCAGAGAACATATGAAAAGTTCTATGGTCTGCTGGCCCAGCGGTTCTGCAACATAAACAAGATCTACATACCCCCCTTTGAGGAGATATTCAAGGACACCTACCAAACCACCCATAGATTGGATACGAATCGCTTGAGAAACGTCAGCAAGTTCTTCGCCCATCTCCTGTTTACCGACGCCATCAGTTGGGATGTGCTGGAGTGCATCCAACTGAACGAGGATGACACCACTTCATCGAGCAGGATCTTCATCAAAATCCTATTTCAGGAGCTTGCTGAGTACATGGGGTTGGGCAAACTGAATGCAAAGCTCAAGGACGAAGTTTTGGTGGAAAGCTTAGCTGGCTTGTTCCCCAAGGACAATCCGAGGAATACCCGCTTCTCCATCAATTTCTTTACCTCCATTGGCTTGGGTGGTCTCACCGATGATTTAAGAAGATTCTTGAAGACTGCCCCCAAGGCTGTTCCCGCAATAAATGCTGAAATTCTGGCCACTACCGGAGGGAATCCATTCAGAGATGGGTCTGCTCCCGCTGGAAATTCCAAGGTAACCCCAACTTCGTCCTCCTCGTCATCTTCATCGTCGGACTCCAGCAGCGATGACTCCAGTGAAGACGATTCAAGTTCCGAATCTACTAGTGAATCTTCAAGCTCCGATTCCAGCTCAGAACCCAAGAAGAAACGCAAACGCAAGGACAAGGACAAAAAGTCGAAGAAAGTCAGTAAGGAGAAGGCCAAAAAGGGCAAGAATAAAAAGGCCGATAAGAAAAAGAAGGCTGATAAGGAAAGAgagaaggaaaaacaaaaatctgaGAAGGATCGGGAGAAAGATAAACAAAGGGAAAGACAAAAGGAGCGAGAGaaggaaaaggagaaggaTAAAAGACGCGAGAAGGAAAAAGAGAAGGAGAAGAAGGCAgccaaaaagaaatcaaaacgCAAGCGAAAACGCGAGGAGAGCTCAAgttccagcagcagcgaagaaAGCGAAAAGTCCTCGTCTGAATCGTCTTCGTCGAATTCTTCCAGCGGAGAAAGCGACGCTGAGCCCCAGGCAAAGATCAAGCGCCAGGAGCAGatccaaaaaaataacaatttccGGGGGCAACCGCAAGACAGCGATGAATTCAACCTGGAAGGTCCGGAATCTAGGGAACGCAGTCGCTATCAGTCGAATGGGAATGGCCCGAGACGCAGGGACAACTCCTTTGACAGACAAAGAAACCAGGATTCTCCCTATAGCAGGGATCGAAACAACAAAGAAAGAAACCGGGAGAATTCATATGACAAAGAAAGAAGGGTCCAAAGATCTGTATCTCCCGATAGGCAACGGAAACGTGATCGATCCCTTTCTTATGAGAAACCTCGCCGACGAGAGAATTCTTCCCCTCGCGAAAGACGCGTCGAGAAGAACAGTCGTGGTGAGAAAGAGAGCCGACGTGGTGACCGTTCGTCCAGAGATGAGAGGTCGGATCGAGGAGAGCGGTCAGATCGTGGTGAAAGATCAGACCGCGGTGGTCGGGAAAAGGAACGCGATCGTAACAGGGATCGTGATCTGAAAAGACAACGGGAACGTGACCAGGAACGCGCCCAATCTCGTGACCGTGACCGCTCGCGAGGAGAGCGTAGTTCCCACCGATCCAAGGGGCGTGGCTGA